One genomic region from Quercus robur chromosome 4, dhQueRobu3.1, whole genome shotgun sequence encodes:
- the LOC126721758 gene encoding uncharacterized protein LOC126721758, whose translation MKNSGKPFSKGKFSSSKGDRKEFKKKDGKEFQSPQGIVCYECNGHGHLKKECPNYLRGKGKVFATTLSDSDSSNSDTEGECDSEGNYQAFMTIASVDSKNDLSKLVDELGDLSEDEEVEELEDEDMYQNKGENNLPEAYNSLLEDCGKYAKVANLAMKKMKKVEEEHKGILVQLKEAKCEVKGLKGELVKAYSKIKFLELEIIQANVKVEHISTKKLDNIGLGYTGEGSLSSEPKKEVKFVSAKNEEKLKEVKLEIETLAVVKRTIGAKPKEKGKSLPKNQRGLRVKHLCHHCGAQEHTRPNGFKLHALKKVDSMRGQETSKRRPNGAQAKGDSEGHLIGDVMEILKNISLCFANFTPRFESYVGHTPPFKALTQNTRKEWVKKGTYA comes from the exons ATGAAAAACAGTGGGAAGCCATTCAGCAAAGGAAAGTTCTCATCCTCCAAGGGTGATAGGAAGGAGTTtaagaagaaagatgggaaggagTTTCAATCCCCTCAAGGAATTGTGTGTTACGAATGCAATGGCCATGGACATCTCAAGAAGGAGTGTCCTAACTACTTGAGAGGGAAGGGCAAAGTGTTTGCCACTACTTTGAGTGATTCTGACAGCTCAAATTCAGACACGGAAGGAGAATGTGACAGTGAAGGGAACTACCAAGCCTTCATGACAATTGCCTCAGTCGATTCAAAGAATGATTTGAGCAAATTGGTTGATGAACTTGGTGATCTTTCCGAGGATGAGGAAGTTGAAGAATTGGAAGACGAAGACATGTACCAAAATAAAGGCGAGAACAACCTTCCAGAAGCATATAATTCTCTGTTGGAAGATTGTGGCAAATATGCCAAAGTTGCCAACCTTGCtatgaaaaagatgaaaaaggttgAAGAAGAGCATAAGGGAATACTTGTGCAACTCAAGGAAGCAAAGTGTGAAGTAAAAGGACTCAAGGGAGAGTTGGTTAAAGCATACTCTAAGATCAAGTtccttgaacttgaaattatcCAAGCTAATGTCAAGGTCGAGCACATCTCCaccaagaaacttgacaat ATCGGTTTGGGCTATACTGGAGAAGGAAGTTTGAGCAGCGAACCTAAGAAGGAAGTGAAGTTTGTATCAGCCAAGAATGAAGAGAAACTTAAAGAAGTGAAGCTTGAGATTGAGACCCTTGCTGTAGTAAAGAGAACCATTGGTGCAAAgccaaaggaaaaagggaagtcATTACCCAAAAATCAAAGGGGGCTCCGAGTAAAGCACTTGTGTCATCATTGTGGCGCACAAGAACACACAAGGCCGAATGGTTTCAAGCTTCATGCACTCAAAAAGGTTGATTCTATGCGTGGTCAAGAAACTTCAAAAAGGAGACCAAATGGAGCACAAGCTAAGGGAGATAGTGAGGGACATCTCATTGGAGACGTTATGGAGATATTGAAGAACATATCACTGTGCTTTGCTAACTTCACTCCAAGGTTTGAAAGTTATGTTGGTCATACCCCGCCATTTAAGGCTCTCACCCAAAATACTCGTAAAgagtgggtgaagaagggtacttaTGCATGA